One stretch of Pelmatolapia mariae isolate MD_Pm_ZW linkage group LG3_W, Pm_UMD_F_2, whole genome shotgun sequence DNA includes these proteins:
- the LOC134624369 gene encoding E3 ubiquitin-protein ligase TRIM21-like — translation MSAASNLRSEDQFLCSICLDVFTDPVSTSCGHNFCKTCISQHWDTDGRQKCPMCNRVFKRRPELDINTLFSEMVAQFRREAQQKASSSSSEQQAAKPGEVPCDVCTGTRLKALKSCLVCQTSYCQTHLEPHLTVKRLKRHQLIDAVENLEDRMCMKHNKPLELFCKTDQTCVCVLCSVLDHKNHEFVPLREEYEGKKAELEKTEAEIQQMILKRRLKIQEITESVKMSKDAADRQKAEGVQVFTALMESVERRLKELMKEIEDKQETTEKQAEGLIKDLEQEISELMERSSEVEQLSRSEDHLHLLQSFSSLKAAPPSKDWTEVRVHLPSYEGTVGRAVAQLEETVWKPMKKKLFEAELQRVQQHEVDVTLDPDTANPWLILSDDGKQVYCGDVRKKLPNNPERFSLCVNVLGEQSFSSGRFYFEVQVKGKTDWDLGVATESINRKGKITLSPQDGFWTVWLRNGNEYIACDSPPVPLCLHPGPEKVGVFVDYEEGLVSFYDVGAAALIYSFTGCSFTHRLHPYFSPCFNYGGKNSAPLIICPVNQTESIND, via the coding sequence ATGTCTGCTGCCAGCAATCTGCGATCTGAAGATCAGTTTCTGTGCTCCATCTGTCTGGATGTGTTCACTGATCCAGTCTCTACATCATGTGGACACAACTTCTGCAAAACCTGCATCAGTCAGCACTGGGACACTGATGGCAGACAGAAGTGTCCTATGTGTAACAGAGTGTTCAAGAGACGACCTGAACTAGACATCAACACTTTGTTCTCTGAGATGGTTGCTCAGTTCAGACGTGAAGctcagcagaaagccagcagcagcagctcagagcaacAAGCTGCCAAACCAGGAGAAGTTCCCTGTGACGTCTGCACTGGAACCAGACTGAAGGCCCTGAAGTCCTGCCTGGTGTGTCAGACCTCCTACTGTCAGACTCACCTGGAGCCTCATCTGACAGTGAAACGTctgaaaagacatcagctgattgATGCTGTGGAGAACCTGGAAGACAGGATGTGTATGAAGCACAATAAACCTCTAGAGCTGTTCTGTAAGACCGACCAGACATGTGTCTGCgtgctctgctctgttttagACCACAAGAACCACGAGTTTGTTCCTCTGAGAGAAGAATATGAAGGAAAGaaggcagagctggagaagacAGAGGCTGAGATTCAGCAGATGATCCTGAAGAGACGACTGAAGATTCAGGAGATCACAGAGTCGGTGAAGATGAGTAAAgatgctgcagacagacagaaagcagaaggtgTTCAGGTCTTCACTGCTCTGATGGAGTCTGTTGAGAGACGCCTGAAGGAGCTCATGAAGGAGAtcgaagacaaacaggaaactacagagaaacaggctgaaggtctcatcaaagatctggaacaggaaatctctgagctgatggagagaagctctgaggtggagcagctctcacgctctgaagaccacctccacctcctccaaagcTTCTCCTCCCTGAAAGCTGCTCCACCCAGCAAGGACTGgacagaggtcagagttcatcTACCATCATATGAGGGGACTGTGGGGAGAGCTGTGGCTCAGCTGGAGGAGACAGTCTGGAAACccatgaagaagaagctgtttgaGGCTGAGCTGCAGAGGGTGCAGCAGCATGAGGTGGATGTGACTCTGGATCCTGATACAGCAAATCCCTGGCTCATCCTGTCTGATGATGGAAAACAAGTGTACTGTGGTGATGTGAGGAAGAAACTTCCAAACAACCCAGAgagattttctctgtgtgttaatGTTTTAGGAGAGCAGAGTTTCTCTTCAGGCAGATTTTACTTTGAGGTTCAGGTTAAAGGAAAGACTGACTGGGATTTAGGAGTGGCCACAGAGTCGATCAACAGGAAGGGAAAAATCACACTGAGTCCTCAGGATGGTTTCTGGACTGTGTGGCTGAGAAATGGAAATGAGTACATAGCTTGTGATTCCCCTCCAGTCCCCCTCTGTCTTCATCCTGGTCCTGAGAAGGTGGGGGTGTTTGTGGATTATGAGGAGGGTCTGGTCTCCTTTTATGATGTaggtgctgcagctctgatctaCTCCTTTACTGGCTGCTCCTTCACTCACAGACTCCACCCATACTTCAGTCCATGTTTTAATTATGGTGGTAAAAACTCTGCACCTCTGATCATCTGTCCTGTCAATCAAACTGAGTCGATCAACGACTGA